The following nucleotide sequence is from Oncorhynchus masou masou isolate Uvic2021 unplaced genomic scaffold, UVic_Omas_1.1 unplaced_scaffold_2653, whole genome shotgun sequence.
GTGCTGGTGGTGATCGTGTCCTGCTACCTGGTCCTAGCACCTATCATGACAAGCCAGAGCTGGAGTATCTGTACTGTACCATCTACATCCTCAGCGGTCTGCTGCTCTACTTCCCCTTCGTTCATCGCAGGTTCAGCTGGACACACAGGGTCATGAGTGAGTAACTACCCACTGCTCAGAGTTGCTGACACTCCAGTGTTGAGAGAGAGCCTTTATCTCAAAATGGCCGCCTATTCCTTTGGAGTGCACTCGAAGACAACACTGGCTTGTGTTCCAAAATGACCCCTTAttcctgtgtagtgcactaccctatgggccctggtgaaaggtagtgcactataatatagggatagggtgccatttgggaagcagacacTATTATCTTCTGCAACTTGGGTCTTTATGTATCAAAATGTTTTATTCCTCAGTGAGCCTTAGTGGAGTTCTTCCCTTTACATAACTACAGTCATTGTGGAGTTCAACTCAGAAGGTCACAGAGCCTATAGATCATGCTGTGATTGGGCTGATGTCACCTTTATCAACCTTTTATtaaagtttatttatttattattcacCTTTTAATTAGCCTGATTGGTCCAATCTGACCTTTAACCTCTCACCTCCCCTGCAGGGCCAATCACCATGCACCTGCAGCTGCTGATGGAGGTCGTTCCTCCTGAGAAAAACGAATAGAGGAAGATAATAAACAGCCTAAACTGACTGATGTGGACAAATGTatttgtgcatcccaaatggtaccctttaCCTTATGtggtgcactaccccataggccctagtcaaaagcaatgcactacttagggaatagggtgccatttgagacatacTTAGAAATTGGGTTCTGTACTGTGTCATAATGAAGGTTCTGTCCTGTCTCATAATGAAGGTACTGTCCTGTCCATAATGAACGTTCTGTACTGTCTCATAATGAACGTTCTGTCCTGTCTCATAATGAAGCGTTCTGTCCTGTCTCATAATGAGCGTTCTGTACTGTGTCATAATGAGCGTTCTGTCCTGTCTCATAATGAACGTTCTGTCCTGTCTCATAATGAACGTTCTGTCCTGTCTCATAATGAGCGTTCTGTACTGTGTCATAATGAACGTTCTGTCCTTTCTCATAATGAAGGTTCTGTCCTGTCTCATAATGAAGGTTCTGTCCGGTCTCATAATGAATGTTCTGTACTGTGTCATAATGAACGTTCTGTCCTGTCTCATAATGAACGTTCTGTCCTGTCTCATAATGAACGTTCTGTACTGTGTCATAATGAGCGTTCTGTCCTGTCTCATAATGAAGGTACTGTCCTGTCTCATAATGAACGTTCTGTACTGTCTCATAATGAACGTTCTGTCCTGTCTCATAATGAACGTTCTGTACTGTGTCATAATGAACGTTCTGTCCTGTCTCATAATGAACGTTCTGTCCTGTCTCATAATGAACGTTCTGTACTGTCTCATAATGAACGTTCTGTCCTGTCTCATAATGAACGTTCTGTACTGTGTCATAATGAACGTTCTGTCCTGTCTCATAATGAAGGTACTGTCCTGTCTCATAATGAATGTTCTGTACTGTGTCATAATGAACGTTCTGTCCTGTCTCATAATGAACGTTCTGTACTGTGTCATAATGAACGTTCTGTCCTTTCTCATAATGAAGGTTCTGTCCGGTCTCATAATGAAGGTTCTGTACTGTGTCATAATGAGCGTTCTGTCCTGTCTCATAATGAAGGTACTGTCCTGTCTCATAATGAATGTTTCTGTCCTGTCTCATAATGAACGTTCTGTACTGTGTCATAATGACATTCTGTCCTTTCTCATAATGAAGGTTCTGTCCTGTCTCATAATGAAGGTTCTGTCCGGTCTCATAATGAAGGTTCTGTACTGTGTCATAATGAACGTTCTGTCCTGTCTCATAATGAAGGTACTGTCCTGTCTCATAATGAATGTTCTGTACTGTGTCATAATGaaggtactgtactgtgtcaTAATGAGCGTTCTGTACTGTATCATAATGAACGTTCTGTACTGTGTCATAATGAATGTTCTGTGCTGTGTCATAATGAACGTTCTGTACTGTGTCATAATGAACGTTCTGTACTGTGTCATAATGAACGTTCTGTACTGTGTCATAATGAACGTTCTGTACTGTGTCATAATGAACGTTCTGTACTGTGTCATAATGAaggtactgtcctgtctcttaatgaacgttctgtactgtgtcataatgaatgttctgtactgtgtcataatgaaggtactgtactgtgtcaTAATGAATGTTCTGTCCTTTCATAATGAACGTTCTGTACTGTGTCATAATGAATGTTCTGTCCTTTCTCATAATGAACGTTCTGTACTGTCTCTTAATGAACGTTCTGTCCTGTCTCATAATGAACGTTCTGTACTGTGTCATAATGCTGgaatcctgtctgtttctctcccatGAGACTTTCGCCAATATAGTTTGTCTATTTAATGCCCCTCTGTGTTTAAACTCTGCATAGGGGAGGACATATTTGCTTTTAGGATACTGCCAATTTATATTGAAGACATAGAGGCTCTGCTTAGCAGGTTGGCATCAGCCGTCTACATGGTCTGGATCCCAAACTAATTGACTGGATATAGGAGGTCAATGGCTGCttctcaaatcacaccctatgcccCAGGGACAGGGGGGCgccatctcaaatcacaccctatgctCTAGGGAACCGGGGCGCCATTGGTCTGTGTCTCAAATCACACCCCTATGCTCTAGGAACAGGGCGCCATTGGTCTGCttctcaaatcacaccctatgcccTAGGGGAACGGGGCgccatctcaaatcacaccctatgccctagggaacgggcgccatctcaaatcacaccctatgcccTAGGGAGCGGGGCgccatctcaaatcacaccctatgcccTAGGGGCAGGCGCCAttcaaatcacaccctatgccctagggaacggggcgccatctcaaatcacaccctatgccctagggaacgggtgccatctcaaatcacaccctatgctCTAGGGAATGGGGCgccatctcaaatcacaccctatgccTTAGGGGAACGGGCgccatctcaaatcacaccctatgcccTAGGGTACGGGTgccatctcaaatcacaccctatgcccTAGGGAACGGGAAgccatctcaaatcacaccctatgcccTAGGGAACGGGGCAccatctcaaatcacaccctatgcccTAGGGAATGGGGCgccatctcaaatcacaccctatgccctagggaacggggcgccatctcaaatcacaccctatgccTTAGGGAACGGGGCAccatctcaaatcacaccctatgccctagggaacgggtgccatctcaaatcacaccctatgcccTAGGGAACGGGGTgccatctcaaatcacaccctatgcccCAGGGAACGAGGCTccatctcaaatcacaccctatgcccTAGGGAACGGGGTgccatctcaaatcacaccctatgccctagggaacggggcgccatctcaaatcacaccctatgccctagggaacggggcgccatctcaaatcacaccctatgccTTAGGGAACGGGgccatctcaaatcacaccctatgcccTAGGAACGGGCgccatctcaaatcacaccctatgcccTAGGAATGGGTCgccatctcaaatcacaccctatgcccTAGGGAACGGGGTgccatctcaaatcacaccctatgcccTAGGGAACGGGGTGCCATTGGAGACCCTGAGAATATGCTGTTCTTGTACATGACTAGTGAGAACATAAGAGACCAAAATGATGTCATATTTTTTGCTTTTTATTTGTCCTCAACATTGTTTAAAATCCCTCATGTTTGCGCTGTTCAAGCACTTGTATATAATCTAAGGTTTAAATTGTATTTGACAAGTTAAAAGACATTTGTCCCTTGTTGTCTTCTATCTCTCCACCAGCTGCCAGTTGAACCTGGGGACACGTTCATCTTATAGTGCCTATTGTGTGATGTATTCGTGTCACACAGTTTCAAAACCTCTTCTTCTCGGAGTTGAAAAGTAGATAGTGAGTTGTTGTGTTTGTGAATAAAACAGTTTACCCTTCAATTGTAATTCAATCCCACAAATCAATTCATTTGTCATCTTATAAAAGTTTACAGTATCTGTTTGGCAAAAAAATACTAACCACAAACATCAATCACTTTCCTGAACTCGAACCTTCACCCACTTTAATCAGCATCACGAACTGCGTTGATAGAAGATATGGTAAAATCAGTCATCCACAACAGTAGGTGGCGTTGTAACAGAAGACACCGGAAACACGGTTCTTCTTCTACTCCCTTGACCTTCCTGCTCGTATGACGACACATCAACACAATAACATTTGACGTTGGTGTTGTGGACTTTGCTTCAGAATAACACTATTGGAAATGAGAGAATAAAACGACCAAAAGATGAATACGGCTCTGAGACACTGGAAGGAGGCCGCGACGGTCATACTAGCTGCTGGTACGAGACATAAACTCCCTGTAGATAGTTTGACAAGGTGTGTCGATAAAGGAACCGGTGCACCTGCTATCAGTGGGCACTCCAGCTTGCCTGACAGGTCAGCCTTCGACTATGAAGTGTTGTTGTTGAAACGAAGCGGTACGAGTGGTTTCATGCCGAATGCTTATGTCTTTCCCGGCGGTCTGGTGGATCCGTCAGATTTCTCAAGCGAATGGCTTGATCTTTTTCAATCTTTTCGGCGCTCACCGAATTTTGGACTGGGATTTGTGAAACAGCCGCCGGAGACGAGACCTCCCATCTTCGCCACTGACAGGAAGAAACTGGGTTCTCCCGTTCCAGGTGACGTCGCATTGAGAATCTGTGCAGTGAGGGAAACGTTCGAGGAGTCCGGTGTACTTCTAGTCGTGTCAAAAGAGGAAGAGGGTACTTTATTTAACAGCATCGAGAACAACCGATACAGTCAACCCGAATTAACCCGAATAACTGATCTCCGTGACAAGAGTGAATTGGCTAAATGGAGAGTGCAGGTAAACGAGAACCCTTCTAACTTCATCAGAATGTGTAGGGAGCTGGAGTGTCTACCGAACATCTGGGCTCTGCATGAATGGGGCAACTGGCTGACCCCCACTGGTGTGTACGCGAAACAGAGGAGGTATGACACGGCCTTCTACATGTGCTGCTTGCAAGAAACACCACCTCACACCCTACAAGACGAGAAGGAAATTGTGCACTTTAAGGTGATACCATAGCTTAGTAAGGTGAACATGTATATTATTGTTGTGTTCAAAGGTTTAAGTGACTATATTCATTCATGATGTCTTTATCAGTTCATAATATTGTTGTAAACTGTTCATTTGTTCTTAGTCCAACCtaaacctctctccctcccctctccctctccctcctccctccctctctctcctcccctctccccctcccttcccctctctccccttccctctctctcccttccccctctccctctctctcccttcccctctccctctctctcccttcccctctccctctctctcccccccctctctctcccttcccctctccctctctctcctcccctctccctcccttcccctctccctctctctcctcctccccccccctcccttcccctctctctctcccttcccccctctctctctccccctctctctcccttccccctctctctctcccccttccccctctctcccctctctcccccctctctctctctcctcccctctccctctctctcccccctctccctctctctctccccctctccctctctctctctcccttcccctctctctctccttccctctctctcccttccccctctcccccctcccccccccctctctctctctcccccctctccctctctctctcccttccctccccctctctctctccccctctcctctctctcctccctcccctctccctctcgtctccccTCTCTCAGTGGTCCACTCCCCCAGAGATCCTCCACAGTTACCAGGCCAGAGAGATGTGGATAGCCCCTCCACAGTTCTATGATCTCAGCCGAATGTGCAGGTTCCCCTCCCTGCAGAACCTCCACAGCTTCTCCAGACAGAGAGCTTCAGAGGGCTGTGAACAGTGGCTCCCTGTCCGCATGGTGTCAGACAGCTACTACATATCACTCCTCCCAGGTTAGTGTTCACATGAAGGGTCTGGTTACTACATATCACTCCTCCCAGGTTAGAGTTCACATGAAGGGTCTGGTTACTACATATCACTCCTCCCAGGTTAGAGTTTATATTTACATGAAGGGCCTGATCACtacatatccctcctcccaggTTAGAGTTTATATTTACATGAAGGGCCAGGTTGATGTTCACATGAACTGACAtacatatccctcctcccaggTTAGAGTTTATATTTACATGAAGGGCCTGATCACtacatatccctcctcccaggTTAGAGTTTATATTTACATGAAGGGCCTGATCACtacatatccctcctcccaggTTAGAGTTTATATTTACATGAAGGGTCTGGTTACtacatatccctcctcccaggTTAGAGTTTATATTTACATGAAGGGCCTTATCACtacatatccctcctcccaggTTAGAGTTTATATTTACATGAAGGGCCTGATCACtacatatccctcctcccaggTTAGAGTTTATATTTACATGAAGGGTCTGGTCACtacatatccctcctcccaggTTAGAGTTTATATTTACATGAAGGGCCTTATCACTACATATCACTCCTCCCAGGTTAGAGTTTATATTTACATGAAGGGCCTGATCACtacatatccctcctcccaggTTAGAGTAAACATTGACTTAATTCAGAGCGTTGTCTGATTGTCCGTTGGTGAATTCAGGGCCTTCCGCTCTCAGAGAGTTCAGAGCTGACACTGGCCGCTCTGGCCAAGGAGTAGGGTTGAACCGAGCGTTCTGACCTAACAGCAGTCAAGcgcccaagctaactggctatcTTTGGCTTTAGCatcttccagacacaaatgagagaatacctcactctgaccattttactggccctggcagagctggttaggcagt
It contains:
- the LOC135533777 gene encoding acyl-coenzyme A diphosphatase NUDT19-like is translated as MNTALRHWKEAATVILAAGTRHKLPVDSLTRCVDKGTGAPAISGHSSLPDRSAFDYEVLLLKRSGTSGFMPNAYVFPGGLVDPSDFSSEWLDLFQSFRRSPNFGLGFVKQPPETRPPIFATDRKKLGSPVPGDVALRICAVRETFEESGVLLVVSKEEEGTLFNSIENNRYSQPELTRITDLRDKSELAKWRVQVNENPSNFIRMCRELECLPNIWALHEWGNWLTPTGVYAKQRRYDTAFYMCCLQETPPHTLQDEKEIVHFKWSTPPEILHSYQAREMWIAPPQFYDLSRMCRFPSLQNLHSFSRQRASEGCEQWLPVRMVSDSYYISLLPGDEMYPE